In one Penaeus chinensis breed Huanghai No. 1 chromosome 33, ASM1920278v2, whole genome shotgun sequence genomic region, the following are encoded:
- the LOC125043191 gene encoding nascent polypeptide-associated complex subunit alpha, muscle-specific form-like isoform X2 gives MLKQPGGTDAAMCVPDERPRKKLSFREPEVVAPARNGGHAHGASLRHPPPSPAHSALHAPHHSHHALRHSLGRPHSIAGIVGLGGLSALGGVPGVANPGPASGAQCVTSPGATTVSGVTSMLGNPGLLGPPCVPGVLPGPVTPILTPPTSPTHAPAAPAKGGPGAQPATASGKSAAPSLPSAAPAKAAPPPAPAKPGGTPPAAPALRMSTAQPPTPPVKAGPSPLATPTPKTPVSPGSSKGGAAQQAAAPSGKALPPSGSRPPGQAKPAKPASRNSSLKKQRPSALAGVQQAVAFLTERGLTNGRPRATHGDAASPAAVAVSLEDIDLESQAMRIVRTVGQAFEVCHKISVKDTPPSPEPAEDEASEHGSELSTDKPRKDLLDTESGQEDLVTLTPSDTVNEDSVELLPQRPNKLEPLAPPAGSDILSKSVGETYASPLSEPLPSGDTLPQAGTPLSVHHELQLMREQLEQQQQQTQAAVAQVHLLRDQLAAETAARLEAQARTHQLLVHNKELLEHIQALVLQVRDLEVKLTGQQSATMPSTQLLPTPPELKAQDPLSAPKLQGLPRPRGMQRYEECSSTPSLSSESDPKRDSSGQSSGESVTQAVAQLYALEPQRLAQVPEDAVTLGPYGPTPLGTPRNLNGPITRTASERVSRQETLAQLQRMAWARHTTK, from the exons ATGCTGAAGCAGCCCGGGGGCACAGACGCCGCCATGTGCGTCCCTGACGAGCGCCCCCGCAAGAAGCTGTCCTTCCGCGAGCCCGAGGTCGTCGCGCCCGCCAGAAACGGCGGCCACGCCCACGGCGCCTCCCTCAGGCACCCGCCCCCGAGTCCCGCTCACTCGGCCCTGCACGCCCCACACCACTCGCACCACGCCCTCCGCCACAGCCTCGGCCGCCCGCACAGCATCGCCGGCATCGTGGGCCTGGGCGGGCTGAGTGCCCTGGGCGGCGTCCCCGGCGTGGCCAACCCCGGGCCGGCGTCGGGCGCGCAGTGCGTCACCTCGCCCGGCGCCACCACTGTCTCGGGCGTCACGTCCATGCTGGGCAACCCCGGCCTGCTCGGCCCCCCCTGCGTGCCCGGCGTGCTGCCCGGCCCCGTCACGCCCATCCTGACCCCGCCCACCAGCCCCACCCACGCGCCCGCCGCCCCAGCCAAGGGCGGGCCTGGCGCCCAGCCGGCGACAGCCAGTGGCAAGTCGGCGGCGCCCTCGCTCCCCTCCGCGGCGCCGGCGAAGGCCGCtcccccgcccgcgcccgccaAGCCCGGCGGCACTCCGCCCGCCGCCCCAGCGCTGAGGATGTCGACCGCTCAGCCTCCCACGCCCCCTGTGAAGGCGGGTCCCAGCCCGCTGGCCACGCCCACGCCCAAGACACCTGTCAGTCCGGGCTCCTCCAAAGGCGGCGCCGCGCAGCAGGCGGCGGCGCCCTCGGGCAAGGCGCTGCCTCCGAGCGGAAGCCGGCCGCCGGGCCAGGCGAAGCCCGCCAAGCCGGCCTCCAGGAACAGCTCCCTCAAGAAGCAGAGGCCGTCGGCGCTGGCCGGCGTGCAGCAGGCCGTCGCCTTCCTCACGGAGCGGGGCCTCACCAACGGCCGCCCGCGCGCCACCCACGGCGACGCCGCCTCGCCCGCCGCCGTCGCAGTCAGCCTCGAGGACATCGACCTGGAG AGTCAGGCCATGAGAATAGTGAGAACAGTCGGCCAGGCGTTCGAGGTGTGCCACAAGATCTCCGTCAAGGACACGCCACCTTCGCCCGAGCCAGCCGAAGACGAGGCCAGCGAGCACGGATCCGAACTGTCAACAGATAAACCTAGGAAAG ATTTGCTAGACACGGAGAGCGGACAGGAGGACCTGGTCACCCTCACGCCCTCGGACACCGTCAACGAGGACTCCGTAGAGCTCCTGCCGCAGCGACCCAACAAGCTAGAGCCTCTCGCGCCCCCGGCGGGATCAGACATCCTCTCCAAG AGTGTGGGCgagacctacgcctcccccctgAGCGAGCCCCTGCCCTCGGGTGACACTCTACCGCAGGCGGGCACACCGCTGTCTGTGCATCACGAACTACAGCTGATGCGGGAACAGCtggaacagcagcaacagcagacaCAGGCGGCCGTGGCGCAAGTGCATCTCCTCCGGGATCAGCTCGCGGCGGAAACTGCTGCGAGACTTGAAGCTCAG GCCCGCACACACCAGCTCCTCGTCCACAACAAGGAGCTGCTCGAGCACATCCAGGCGCTGGTGCTCCAGGTGCGGGACCTCGAGGTGAAGCTGACCGGCCAGCAGAGCGCCACGATGCCCTCCACGCAGCTGCTCCCGACGCCTCCGGAGCTAAAGGCACAG gaccccctctccgcccccaaGCTGCAGGGACTGCCCCGGCCCAGAGGCATGCAGCGCTACGAGGAGTGCAGCAGCACGCCTTCCCTCAGCAGCGAGAGCGACCCCAAGCGCGACAGCAGCGGCCAGTCGTCAGGCGAGAGCGTGACGCAGGCCGTGGCGCAGCTGTACGCCCTGGAGCCGCAGCGACTGGCGCAGGTACCGGAGGACGCCGTGACACTGGGCCCTTACGGCCCGACGCCGCTCGGGACGCCGCGCAACCTCAACGGGCCCATCACCCGCACGGCCAGCGAGCGCGTCTCACGCCAGGAGACCCTGGCGCAGCTACAGCGCATGGCGTGGGCGCGACACACCACCAAGTGA
- the LOC125043191 gene encoding nascent polypeptide-associated complex subunit alpha, muscle-specific form-like isoform X1 has product MLKQPGGTDAAMCVPDERPRKKLSFREPEVVAPARNGGHAHGASLRHPPPSPAHSALHAPHHSHHALRHSLGRPHSIAGIVGLGGLSALGGVPGVANPGPASGAQCVTSPGATTVSGVTSMLGNPGLLGPPCVPGVLPGPVTPILTPPTSPTHAPAAPAKGGPGAQPATASGKSAAPSLPSAAPAKAAPPPAPAKPGGTPPAAPALRMSTAQPPTPPVKAGPSPLATPTPKTPVSPGSSKGGAAQQAAAPSGKALPPSGSRPPGQAKPAKPASRNSSLKKQRPSALAGVQQAVAFLTERGLTNGRPRATHGDAASPAAVAVSLEDIDLESQAMRIVRTVGQAFEVCHKISVKDTPPSPEPAEDEASEHGSELSTDKPRKDLLDTESGQEDLVTLTPSDTVNEDSVELLPQRPNKLEPLAPPAGSDILSKSVGETYASPLSEPLPSGDTLPQAGTPLSVHHELQLMREQLEQQQQQTQAAVAQVHLLRDQLAAETAARLEAQARTHQLLVHNKELLEHIQALVLQVRDLEVKLTGQQSATMPSTQLLPTPPELKAQLLVPGASPGHTSQLAAALDLGGAAPLFRPPEPPPTPSPGIAQQSFLFPSPTSPTNSAPSLLGALQLPVLVQDPSSAPHSREPSPRVPSQGPLIHPLPVWATEGGRGGEVTLAVPRQDPLSAPKLQGLPRPRGMQRYEECSSTPSLSSESDPKRDSSGQSSGESVTQAVAQLYALEPQRLAQVPEDAVTLGPYGPTPLGTPRNLNGPITRTASERVSRQETLAQLQRMAWARHTTK; this is encoded by the exons ATGCTGAAGCAGCCCGGGGGCACAGACGCCGCCATGTGCGTCCCTGACGAGCGCCCCCGCAAGAAGCTGTCCTTCCGCGAGCCCGAGGTCGTCGCGCCCGCCAGAAACGGCGGCCACGCCCACGGCGCCTCCCTCAGGCACCCGCCCCCGAGTCCCGCTCACTCGGCCCTGCACGCCCCACACCACTCGCACCACGCCCTCCGCCACAGCCTCGGCCGCCCGCACAGCATCGCCGGCATCGTGGGCCTGGGCGGGCTGAGTGCCCTGGGCGGCGTCCCCGGCGTGGCCAACCCCGGGCCGGCGTCGGGCGCGCAGTGCGTCACCTCGCCCGGCGCCACCACTGTCTCGGGCGTCACGTCCATGCTGGGCAACCCCGGCCTGCTCGGCCCCCCCTGCGTGCCCGGCGTGCTGCCCGGCCCCGTCACGCCCATCCTGACCCCGCCCACCAGCCCCACCCACGCGCCCGCCGCCCCAGCCAAGGGCGGGCCTGGCGCCCAGCCGGCGACAGCCAGTGGCAAGTCGGCGGCGCCCTCGCTCCCCTCCGCGGCGCCGGCGAAGGCCGCtcccccgcccgcgcccgccaAGCCCGGCGGCACTCCGCCCGCCGCCCCAGCGCTGAGGATGTCGACCGCTCAGCCTCCCACGCCCCCTGTGAAGGCGGGTCCCAGCCCGCTGGCCACGCCCACGCCCAAGACACCTGTCAGTCCGGGCTCCTCCAAAGGCGGCGCCGCGCAGCAGGCGGCGGCGCCCTCGGGCAAGGCGCTGCCTCCGAGCGGAAGCCGGCCGCCGGGCCAGGCGAAGCCCGCCAAGCCGGCCTCCAGGAACAGCTCCCTCAAGAAGCAGAGGCCGTCGGCGCTGGCCGGCGTGCAGCAGGCCGTCGCCTTCCTCACGGAGCGGGGCCTCACCAACGGCCGCCCGCGCGCCACCCACGGCGACGCCGCCTCGCCCGCCGCCGTCGCAGTCAGCCTCGAGGACATCGACCTGGAG AGTCAGGCCATGAGAATAGTGAGAACAGTCGGCCAGGCGTTCGAGGTGTGCCACAAGATCTCCGTCAAGGACACGCCACCTTCGCCCGAGCCAGCCGAAGACGAGGCCAGCGAGCACGGATCCGAACTGTCAACAGATAAACCTAGGAAAG ATTTGCTAGACACGGAGAGCGGACAGGAGGACCTGGTCACCCTCACGCCCTCGGACACCGTCAACGAGGACTCCGTAGAGCTCCTGCCGCAGCGACCCAACAAGCTAGAGCCTCTCGCGCCCCCGGCGGGATCAGACATCCTCTCCAAG AGTGTGGGCgagacctacgcctcccccctgAGCGAGCCCCTGCCCTCGGGTGACACTCTACCGCAGGCGGGCACACCGCTGTCTGTGCATCACGAACTACAGCTGATGCGGGAACAGCtggaacagcagcaacagcagacaCAGGCGGCCGTGGCGCAAGTGCATCTCCTCCGGGATCAGCTCGCGGCGGAAACTGCTGCGAGACTTGAAGCTCAG GCCCGCACACACCAGCTCCTCGTCCACAACAAGGAGCTGCTCGAGCACATCCAGGCGCTGGTGCTCCAGGTGCGGGACCTCGAGGTGAAGCTGACCGGCCAGCAGAGCGCCACGATGCCCTCCACGCAGCTGCTCCCGACGCCTCCGGAGCTAAAGGCACAG CTCTTGGTGCCCGGCGCTAGCCCTGGCCACACCAGCCAGCTGGCGGCGGCGTTGGACCTCGGTGGCGCGGCCCCGCTCTTCCGCCCCCCGGaacccccgcccacgccctcgcccGGCATAGCTCAGCAGtcgttcctcttcccctcgcccacctccccaaccaactctgccccctccctcctgggGGCGCTGCAGCTGCCGGTCCTGGTCCAGGACCCCAGCTCGGCCCCCCACTCCCGCGAGCCCTCCCCCCGCGTCCCCTCTCAGGGGCCgctcatccaccccctccccgtgTGGGCCACCGAGGGCGGCCGCGGCGGGGAGGTAACTCTGGCTGTGCCCCGACAGgaccccctctccgcccccaaGCTGCAGGGACTGCCCCGGCCCAGAGGCATGCAGCGCTACGAGGAGTGCAGCAGCACGCCTTCCCTCAGCAGCGAGAGCGACCCCAAGCGCGACAGCAGCGGCCAGTCGTCAGGCGAGAGCGTGACGCAGGCCGTGGCGCAGCTGTACGCCCTGGAGCCGCAGCGACTGGCGCAGGTACCGGAGGACGCCGTGACACTGGGCCCTTACGGCCCGACGCCGCTCGGGACGCCGCGCAACCTCAACGGGCCCATCACCCGCACGGCCAGCGAGCGCGTCTCACGCCAGGAGACCCTGGCGCAGCTACAGCGCATGGCGTGGGCGCGACACACCACCAAGTGA